Proteins from a genomic interval of Pseudomonas paeninsulae:
- a CDS encoding ATP-dependent nuclease: protein MHFIVGTPQPSSEETTIYLKPNTRWNDYSFITEFHASIVKGNKTTVLGEVKIGFLEQNEAAETPASLKQHFKALPDTFFSLGQNPEYYENLRSALETTEIKAYLSALRDVAYDENIFEIAYREKVFTESLSRFVSISTIKGQFREIISTGVSLKNYGFIYTHENGEGIAFKVNPNSKPPTNVHALIGGNGVGKSHILRNIANSIDKKDGTIKKLNGYHISAYDFGQLIYLSLGVFGNPIKNIDFNDSRLRIDRTKKKYIGIYDQNTAQLKDISTEMAREFAGSLYNCLHGSKIRHDKLRNALELLAVDTNFQEIELEELSQLKSEEEIKTKAAFIFSSLSSGHASVLYYITSIVEIIEDRTICLLDEPENHLHPPLLAAFIRTLSEILTESNGIAIIATHSPVVIQEVPRSCVWKVDNEGGFSRPNIETFGESIGDITSDVFNLDMRKSGFYSLLESEVKKGIEFREIIKLYQGQIGSEGRAIIIAHAPRANK from the coding sequence ATGCATTTTATAGTCGGGACGCCCCAACCCTCATCAGAAGAAACTACTATTTACTTGAAACCAAATACTCGATGGAATGACTATTCATTTATAACAGAATTTCATGCAAGCATTGTAAAAGGAAATAAAACGACCGTTCTAGGAGAAGTCAAGATAGGTTTCTTAGAACAAAACGAAGCGGCCGAAACCCCCGCATCCCTTAAGCAGCATTTCAAGGCATTGCCTGATACTTTCTTTTCCCTAGGACAAAATCCAGAATACTATGAGAATCTGAGAAGCGCATTAGAAACCACTGAGATCAAAGCATACTTATCAGCGTTAAGAGACGTCGCTTATGACGAAAATATATTTGAAATCGCATACAGAGAAAAAGTATTCACAGAATCATTATCTAGATTCGTTAGCATTTCAACGATAAAAGGCCAATTTAGGGAGATCATCTCAACAGGGGTTTCATTAAAAAACTACGGCTTCATATATACTCATGAAAACGGTGAAGGCATTGCCTTCAAAGTAAACCCAAACTCCAAACCCCCCACAAATGTACATGCACTAATTGGAGGAAATGGCGTAGGCAAAAGTCACATCTTAAGAAACATTGCTAATTCTATCGACAAAAAAGATGGGACCATTAAAAAGCTCAATGGATACCATATTTCAGCTTACGACTTCGGCCAACTAATTTATCTTTCATTAGGCGTCTTCGGAAACCCTATCAAAAATATTGATTTTAACGATTCCAGACTACGAATAGACCGAACAAAAAAGAAATATATAGGCATATATGACCAAAATACTGCGCAATTAAAAGACATATCCACCGAGATGGCCCGCGAGTTTGCAGGATCTCTATATAACTGCCTACATGGCTCAAAAATAAGACACGACAAGTTACGCAATGCGCTCGAGCTACTAGCCGTAGATACCAATTTCCAAGAAATTGAGCTCGAGGAACTCTCCCAACTCAAGTCAGAAGAAGAAATAAAGACCAAAGCAGCGTTCATTTTTTCCTCTCTTAGCTCAGGCCATGCGTCAGTCCTCTACTACATCACAAGCATAGTCGAAATAATCGAAGACAGAACGATATGCCTGCTTGATGAACCCGAAAACCATTTACACCCACCACTACTTGCTGCCTTTATACGAACCCTGTCCGAGATACTTACCGAAAGTAACGGTATTGCAATAATTGCAACACACTCACCAGTAGTAATCCAGGAAGTCCCAAGATCCTGCGTATGGAAAGTTGATAACGAGGGAGGTTTCTCCCGCCCTAACATCGAGACGTTTGGCGAAAGCATAGGTGATATCACATCTGACGTATTTAACCTCGACATGAGAAAATCCGGCTTTTACTCACTACTAGAAAGCGAAGTAAAAAAAGGAATTGAATTCAGAGAAATAATTAAATTATATCAAGGCCAAATTGGCTCAGAGGGGCGCGCAATAATAATCGCACACGCTCCAAGGGCAAATAAATGA
- a CDS encoding asparaginase domain-containing protein produces the protein MHIAIINTGGTISCVGDPLAPMSATAFAEASEQLLNPILQQQFPDLSIGYLTQISFPESASNTLDSTNLQPTDWCIMAQGILDNYAAYDGFVILHGTDSMDFSGAALAFLLNSFDANGYATAVLNKPVIITGSQVPLYYQASSDQALSLNFNTDAYQNLCGAVAAAQSGIAEVCVYFHNHLYRGNRVVKTNASQFDAFSSPNYPALAEYGISLTLDNAACLPGPVHGSLSLESPDVLVGQQNQLSGITACINNFPIVQLNAFPAPYSLSPPSAFLATLVDAVVSAGARGIVLESYGEGNFPSGNPDTPSAGAIYQALNQANQSGVNLVDCTQVLAGTVNNGAYASGAWLPQVGALSPADMTPMAALAKLMILMAAAATNGWTPQQVQTLLQTNLAGEMRSVNYLDSRINPDLLPNQSISALDGSASLSNTPDQGPLLLASVQDTPLWRLPITIQPSDLPGRLRMQDDGNLVFYNRNNQAIWASDTGQYGGASSRLVISGHYASSVPDNSLTLQVYNYSSMVSASQLYP, from the coding sequence ATGCATATCGCCATTATCAATACCGGCGGCACCATCAGCTGCGTCGGCGACCCGCTCGCGCCGATGAGCGCCACGGCCTTTGCCGAGGCCAGCGAGCAGTTGCTCAACCCGATCCTGCAGCAGCAATTCCCTGACCTCAGCATCGGCTATCTGACCCAGATCAGCTTCCCCGAGTCGGCCAGCAACACCCTGGACAGCACCAATCTGCAACCCACCGACTGGTGCATCATGGCCCAGGGCATCCTGGACAATTACGCCGCCTACGACGGCTTCGTCATTCTCCACGGCACCGACAGCATGGACTTCTCCGGTGCCGCGCTGGCGTTTCTGCTCAACAGCTTCGACGCCAACGGCTATGCCACCGCCGTGCTGAACAAGCCGGTGATCATCACCGGCTCGCAGGTGCCGCTGTATTACCAGGCCAGCAGCGATCAGGCCTTAAGCCTGAACTTCAACACCGATGCGTATCAGAACCTCTGTGGCGCGGTCGCGGCCGCACAGAGCGGTATTGCCGAGGTGTGCGTGTACTTTCACAACCACCTCTATCGCGGCAACCGCGTGGTCAAGACCAACGCCAGCCAGTTCGACGCCTTCTCGTCCCCCAACTACCCGGCCCTGGCCGAATATGGCATCAGCCTGACGCTCGATAACGCCGCCTGCCTGCCCGGCCCCGTGCACGGCAGCCTCAGCCTGGAGAGCCCCGACGTGCTGGTCGGCCAGCAGAATCAGCTCAGCGGCATCACGGCCTGCATCAATAACTTTCCGATTGTTCAGTTGAACGCATTCCCCGCGCCCTACAGCCTCTCGCCGCCCAGCGCCTTTCTCGCCACGCTGGTCGACGCCGTGGTCAGCGCCGGGGCGCGCGGCATCGTTCTGGAGTCCTATGGCGAAGGCAACTTCCCCTCCGGCAACCCGGACACGCCCAGCGCCGGGGCCATCTACCAGGCCCTGAATCAGGCCAATCAGAGCGGCGTCAACCTGGTCGACTGCACCCAGGTCTTGGCTGGCACGGTGAACAATGGCGCCTATGCCTCTGGTGCCTGGCTGCCCCAGGTGGGTGCCCTGTCGCCAGCGGACATGACGCCCATGGCCGCCCTGGCCAAGTTGATGATCCTGATGGCCGCCGCCGCAACCAACGGCTGGACACCTCAGCAGGTGCAGACCCTGCTGCAAACCAACCTGGCCGGCGAGATGCGGAGCGTCAATTACCTGGACAGCCGGATCAACCCCGACCTGCTGCCCAACCAGAGCATCAGCGCCCTGGATGGCAGCGCCAGCCTGAGCAACACCCCAGACCAAGGCCCGCTACTGCTGGCCAGCGTCCAGGACACGCCACTGTGGCGCCTGCCCATCACCATCCAGCCGAGTGATTTGCCAGGTCGCCTGCGCATGCAGGATGACGGCAACCTGGTGTTCTACAACCGCAACAACCAGGCCATCTGGGCCAGCGATACCGGCCAGTACGGTGGCGCTTCTTCGCGCCTGGTTATCAGCGGCCATTACGCCAGTTCGGTGCCAGACAACAGCCTGACCCTGCAGGTGTACAACTACTCCAGCATGGTCAGTGCCAGCCAGCTCTACCCTTAG
- a CDS encoding TRAP transporter substrate-binding protein — MSMKQQLSRLTHGITAAALLSGSLLASPAMATEKIRWQVPLAFPSHLIGLTTPIKHLAESLKTISGGDIQLRYYEPGELVPAFEIMNAVSSGKYPAGYTWIGYDQGSIPALPLYSGAPFNMEPPAYVAWYYQGDGKKLLEEIYAPHNIHPMLCSIIGPEGAGWFAKPITQLKDFDGLRIRFAGIGGKVLEKLGASVTMIPGGEIYQALERKTIDATEFSQPAIDKMLGLDQIIKNYIMPGWHQTLTTSHLLVNQDVWDKLEPQSRALIEMGCESATLKGLAESEWAQPTALAEYQKEGVKAQVLPEPVLRELQRVTNEVLDEIAGQDAMFKRVLTSQREFMKLHGTWHSMGYLPRDFYQHD, encoded by the coding sequence ATGTCGATGAAGCAACAGTTGTCCCGCCTGACCCACGGCATCACCGCCGCCGCGCTGCTCAGCGGCAGCCTGCTGGCCAGCCCGGCGATGGCCACCGAGAAGATCCGCTGGCAGGTGCCGCTGGCCTTCCCGTCGCACCTGATAGGCCTGACCACTCCGATCAAGCACCTCGCCGAGTCGCTCAAGACCATCTCCGGCGGTGACATCCAGCTGCGCTACTACGAGCCGGGCGAACTGGTGCCGGCGTTCGAGATCATGAATGCGGTGAGCAGCGGCAAGTACCCGGCCGGCTACACCTGGATCGGCTACGACCAGGGCAGCATCCCGGCCCTGCCGCTGTACTCCGGCGCGCCCTTCAACATGGAGCCGCCGGCCTACGTGGCCTGGTACTACCAGGGCGATGGCAAGAAGCTGCTGGAGGAAATCTACGCTCCGCACAACATCCATCCGATGCTGTGCAGCATCATCGGCCCGGAAGGCGCCGGCTGGTTCGCCAAGCCGATCACCCAGCTGAAGGACTTCGACGGCCTGCGCATCCGCTTCGCCGGTATCGGCGGCAAGGTGCTGGAGAAGCTCGGCGCCTCGGTCACCATGATCCCCGGCGGCGAGATCTATCAGGCGCTGGAGCGCAAGACCATCGACGCCACGGAGTTCTCCCAGCCGGCGATCGACAAGATGCTCGGCCTCGATCAGATCATCAAGAACTACATCATGCCGGGCTGGCACCAGACCCTGACCACCTCGCACCTGCTGGTCAACCAGGACGTGTGGGACAAACTCGAGCCGCAGAGCCGCGCGCTGATCGAGATGGGCTGCGAGTCAGCCACCCTCAAGGGCCTGGCCGAGAGCGAGTGGGCCCAGCCGACTGCCCTCGCCGAGTACCAGAAGGAAGGGGTCAAGGCCCAGGTTCTGCCCGAGCCGGTGCTGCGCGAACTGCAGCGCGTGACCAACGAGGTGCTCGACGAGATCGCCGGCCAGGACGCCATGTTCAAGCGCGTGCTGACCAGCCAGCGCGAGTTCATGAAACTGCACGGCACCTGGCACAGCATGGGTTACCTGCCACGGGACTTCTACCAGCACGACTGA
- a CDS encoding Fic family protein, with protein MNDPFWIWQQPNWPHFSWQAEPLAPLLRACAQAQGRLLGMLGAVGSDTEVQSSLDALLQNIVTSSAIEGEQLNVGSVRSSLARRLGLSEEGRTTSRSEGLAQLLLDATRAHQQPLDLKRLYGWHCWLFPSDDNLLARPLRIGTLRGEEPMQVVSGRLDRPTVHFEAPPRAGLEEQLADFLTWFERSRSDVSLDPLLRAGIAHFWFVTLHPFDDGNGRLTRAITDLALAQGEQQAIRFYAMSASILDDRAGYYRILEASQKGTLDITAWLQWFLATLLKSLEQALARIDRVLVKTRFWQTHRSHALSAEQIKVLNRLLDGGDKGFENGISAAQYQAVAKVSKATATRHLGDLLEKGCIERLPGGGRSTRYQANCTASGQSSDST; from the coding sequence ATGAATGACCCCTTCTGGATCTGGCAGCAGCCCAACTGGCCGCACTTCAGCTGGCAAGCCGAACCGCTTGCACCGCTGTTGCGGGCCTGCGCCCAAGCACAGGGGCGCTTGCTCGGCATGCTTGGTGCTGTCGGTAGTGATACCGAAGTGCAGAGCAGCCTGGATGCCCTGCTGCAGAACATCGTCACCTCATCAGCCATCGAGGGCGAGCAGTTGAATGTCGGCTCGGTGCGCTCCTCGTTAGCACGACGCTTAGGGCTGAGCGAGGAAGGTCGCACCACTTCACGCTCCGAAGGCCTGGCGCAATTGCTGCTCGATGCCACTCGCGCACATCAGCAGCCGCTTGACCTAAAGCGGCTGTATGGCTGGCACTGCTGGCTGTTCCCCAGCGACGACAACCTGTTGGCCCGCCCGCTACGCATCGGCACACTGCGCGGCGAAGAGCCTATGCAGGTTGTCTCCGGGCGCCTCGACCGCCCCACCGTACACTTTGAAGCGCCGCCACGCGCCGGGCTGGAAGAGCAACTGGCCGACTTCCTCACCTGGTTCGAGCGCAGCCGTAGCGATGTCAGTCTTGATCCATTGCTGCGCGCCGGCATCGCTCACTTCTGGTTCGTCACCCTGCACCCCTTCGATGACGGTAACGGCCGCCTGACTCGAGCGATCACCGACTTGGCGCTGGCCCAGGGCGAGCAGCAGGCGATTCGCTTTTACGCCATGTCAGCGAGCATCCTCGACGACCGCGCCGGTTATTACCGCATCCTCGAAGCCAGTCAGAAAGGCACGCTGGATATCACCGCCTGGCTGCAATGGTTCCTCGCTACGCTGCTCAAAAGCCTCGAACAAGCCCTTGCCCGCATCGACCGTGTGCTGGTTAAAACGCGCTTCTGGCAGACGCACCGCAGCCATGCCCTGTCAGCCGAACAAATAAAAGTGCTGAACCGCCTACTCGATGGCGGCGACAAAGGCTTTGAGAACGGTATCAGCGCCGCCCAATACCAGGCCGTGGCCAAGGTCTCCAAAGCAACGGCCACTCGCCATCTGGGCGACCTCCTTGAAAAAGGCTGCATCGAGCGACTGCCAGGCGGTGGGCGTAGCACCCGCTATCAGGCTAATTGCACGGCGAGCGGGCAAAGCAGCGACTCAACCTAA
- a CDS encoding C45 family peptidase has product MCTIGTVFDGSSIHTFKQCDLIPITAFNSPEVRAGSNGVNSYIAMTRQGSPGIWAGVNNHGVAFVAADTYTTTAADYYASSAQAEALFAAYEASISSHTSAIEAAQSLIDFYRNTGGNTPFPAPDISMISGWADPQKTQPISILIEYMPNPFNQDPVRLIKRSGGFFVSTNNFRLQPNAVHYPANHSTYLRLQRAETILQVDPSHQGIKTLLSDQYYGQTELSICRETDYLGIEFHTQATALFSAGASSAQCEYQINGNPKTNPLSLFPEILS; this is encoded by the coding sequence ATGTGCACCATCGGCACCGTCTTTGACGGCAGCAGCATCCACACCTTCAAACAGTGCGACCTGATCCCCATCACCGCCTTCAACTCGCCGGAAGTGCGGGCCGGCAGCAACGGCGTCAATAGCTATATCGCCATGACCCGCCAGGGCAGCCCGGGGATCTGGGCCGGGGTCAACAACCATGGCGTGGCGTTTGTCGCCGCCGACACCTACACCACCACCGCGGCCGACTATTACGCCAGCAGTGCCCAAGCCGAGGCCCTGTTTGCCGCTTACGAGGCCAGCATCAGCAGCCATACCAGCGCCATCGAGGCGGCGCAGAGCCTGATTGATTTCTATCGCAATACGGGTGGTAACACGCCATTCCCGGCACCGGACATTTCCATGATCAGCGGCTGGGCAGACCCGCAGAAAACCCAGCCGATCAGCATTCTTATCGAGTACATGCCCAACCCTTTCAACCAGGACCCGGTGCGTCTGATCAAGCGCTCTGGCGGTTTTTTCGTTTCGACCAACAATTTCCGCCTGCAACCCAATGCCGTGCACTACCCGGCCAATCACAGCACCTACCTGCGCCTGCAGCGCGCCGAAACCATTCTGCAGGTCGACCCCAGCCATCAGGGCATCAAGACCCTGCTCAGCGACCAGTACTACGGACAAACCGAGCTGTCGATTTGCCGTGAAACCGACTACCTGGGCATCGAGTTTCACACCCAGGCCACCGCGCTGTTCAGTGCCGGTGCCAGCAGCGCGCAGTGTGAGTACCAGATCAACGGCAACCCGAAGACCAACCCCCTCAGCCTGTTTCCGGAGATCCTGTCATGA
- a CDS encoding helix-turn-helix transcriptional regulator — translation MDYSLITQRLGEQLRQRRLNRGLTQAALASLAGLTRQKIIAIEKGDLSVGMLAYARVLAALDCELSVVPAAMPTLDEIHGVFD, via the coding sequence ATGGACTATTCCCTCATCACGCAGCGCCTCGGCGAGCAGCTTCGGCAGCGCCGCCTCAATCGCGGGCTGACTCAGGCTGCGCTCGCTTCCTTGGCTGGCCTCACCCGGCAGAAAATCATCGCTATCGAAAAGGGCGATCTGTCGGTGGGCATGCTGGCTTATGCGCGTGTGCTGGCAGCACTCGACTGCGAGCTCAGTGTTGTGCCGGCAGCTATGCCCACGCTGGACGAAATACACGGAGTATTTGACTGA
- a CDS encoding HNH endonuclease: MTKKTYEFDEVFSACIKGKKERKFTDHEERLNNFLRGAHKVFKVHCNYQIYHAYKDESALHGWNGKELESIYEKLRRKKSAGRFYYTKLREMTADGKCQICLYGSVESLDHYLPKESYPSLSISAHNLIPCCLSCNGKKSTHKPKTANDQTIHFKFDHYYDSNWLEAQYSHNSRRITFSPNKSNYPENSIDHKRISEHLRIHELYELYETLALKEIRDLVIRANKNNLNIKTTIESEIELIFENAKYYPNSKFTFNQWKLVTFEALLKSKDFISNGKNMLNEDNFLQPPEYDFA; this comes from the coding sequence ATGACCAAGAAAACATACGAATTTGACGAGGTATTTTCTGCCTGCATAAAAGGGAAGAAAGAACGAAAATTTACTGATCACGAAGAAAGGCTAAATAATTTCCTGAGAGGCGCACACAAGGTATTCAAAGTACACTGCAACTATCAAATATACCATGCCTATAAGGATGAGTCCGCACTGCATGGGTGGAATGGGAAAGAGCTAGAGTCAATATACGAAAAACTCAGAAGAAAAAAATCGGCAGGTCGATTCTATTATACAAAGTTAAGAGAAATGACTGCGGATGGGAAATGTCAGATTTGCTTATATGGTTCAGTAGAGAGCCTTGACCACTACCTTCCGAAGGAGTCATATCCATCTCTTTCCATTTCCGCCCACAACCTCATACCCTGCTGCCTTTCATGCAACGGAAAAAAATCAACACACAAGCCAAAAACAGCAAACGATCAAACCATACACTTCAAATTCGACCACTATTATGACAGCAACTGGCTTGAAGCCCAGTACAGCCACAACAGTCGCAGAATAACTTTTTCTCCAAACAAATCAAACTACCCAGAAAACTCCATCGACCACAAAAGAATATCTGAACATTTAAGAATTCATGAACTTTACGAGCTATATGAAACTTTAGCTCTAAAAGAAATACGAGACCTTGTCATAAGAGCAAATAAAAACAACTTAAACATAAAAACAACAATAGAATCTGAAATAGAATTGATTTTTGAAAACGCAAAATATTATCCAAATTCAAAGTTCACATTCAACCAATGGAAATTGGTGACATTTGAAGCATTATTAAAGTCAAAAGATTTCATAAGCAACGGAAAAAACATGCTTAACGAAGACAATTTTCTCCAACCACCAGAATATGACTTCGCGTAA
- a CDS encoding nuclease-related domain-containing protein, translating to MDFTPIIAQVWGTLGWFIPLMLLIGLLKSPWAKGHIGELLVRLFAHWQLDKQTYRRLHNVTLNTPDGTTQIDHVFLSPYGIFVLETKNMSGWIFGSEKQSQWTQKLYKRTFKFQNPLRQNYKHLKALEATLGVNPEHLHSVITFVGGSTFKTEVPANVTQGIGFIRYIKSFQQPVFSEAEVDAMLKALQTDRRAPTLATHREHVQNLKRRSDPTAERQCPKCGSALVIRTVKSGAKAGQQFWGCSTFPKCRTMQNL from the coding sequence ATGGACTTCACCCCCATCATCGCGCAGGTCTGGGGCACGCTTGGCTGGTTTATCCCGCTGATGCTGCTGATCGGCCTGCTCAAGTCGCCTTGGGCCAAGGGCCATATTGGCGAACTCCTGGTGCGTCTGTTCGCTCATTGGCAGCTGGATAAGCAGACCTACCGCCGCCTGCACAACGTCACCCTGAATACGCCAGACGGCACCACGCAGATCGACCACGTATTCCTCTCGCCCTACGGCATCTTCGTGCTGGAAACGAAGAACATGAGCGGCTGGATCTTCGGCAGCGAGAAGCAGTCGCAGTGGACGCAGAAGCTCTACAAACGCACCTTCAAATTCCAGAACCCGCTACGGCAGAACTACAAGCACCTCAAAGCCCTGGAAGCCACCCTTGGCGTAAACCCGGAGCACCTGCATTCGGTGATCACCTTTGTTGGCGGCAGCACCTTCAAAACCGAAGTGCCGGCCAACGTCACCCAAGGCATCGGTTTTATCCGCTACATCAAATCATTCCAGCAGCCGGTATTCAGCGAGGCTGAAGTCGATGCCATGCTGAAAGCTCTGCAAACCGACCGCCGCGCACCGACCCTCGCCACCCACCGCGAGCATGTGCAAAACCTCAAACGCCGAAGTGATCCGACAGCCGAGCGGCAATGCCCGAAATGCGGCAGCGCGCTGGTTATTCGCACAGTGAAATCAGGAGCGAAAGCAGGGCAGCAGTTTTGGGGCTGCTCGACTTTCCCCAAGTGCCGGACGATGCAGAATCTTTGA
- a CDS encoding type II toxin-antitoxin system HipA family toxin gives MTTVLQVATPEGGSGKILTSAGDYLFRYHEDAKTQAAISLLMPVRLDEYRHRELHPIFQMNLPEGYVLEQLRNRLAKVANVDPMLLLALSGSSSPIGRVAVSSPEVDALLRRQQFPGERLEEILAWDGAEDIFAGLVDRYILRAGISGVQPKVLVPEQQDSAPERFTSKTSDLIIKSGRDEFPGLAINEFLCMSVAREAGIAVPQFYLSANAKLFVMRRFDRDEQLNPIGFEDMAALMGLAAEQKYSKSYSAIVKAIRLFCPPEQVQGSLAQLFAMVTLSCIVGNGDAHLKNFGLLYSDPTQRDARLAPAYDIVNTTAYIPEDVLALDLVGNKSLFASRQGLLDFAKVCDVAHPEEVICEQLQALEQVLARSTELCEQAPHVVAAIKRCAEPFMQTFG, from the coding sequence ATGACCACCGTGCTGCAGGTTGCAACGCCAGAAGGTGGCAGCGGGAAGATCCTTACCAGTGCCGGAGACTATCTGTTCCGCTACCACGAAGACGCCAAGACTCAGGCGGCGATCAGTTTGCTGATGCCCGTGCGTTTGGATGAGTACCGTCACCGGGAACTGCACCCGATCTTCCAGATGAACCTGCCAGAAGGTTATGTTCTGGAGCAGTTGCGTAATCGGTTGGCCAAGGTGGCGAACGTCGACCCGATGTTGCTGCTGGCACTGTCTGGTAGCAGTTCGCCTATCGGGCGGGTGGCAGTCAGCTCGCCGGAGGTCGATGCGCTGTTGCGGCGACAACAGTTCCCCGGAGAAAGGCTCGAAGAAATCCTCGCCTGGGACGGTGCAGAAGATATTTTTGCCGGCCTGGTGGATCGCTACATCCTGCGCGCCGGCATATCGGGCGTACAGCCCAAGGTCTTGGTACCAGAACAGCAGGATTCTGCGCCGGAACGGTTTACCTCGAAAACCTCCGACCTGATCATCAAGAGCGGTCGGGACGAGTTTCCGGGGTTGGCGATCAACGAGTTCCTCTGCATGTCCGTGGCCAGAGAAGCCGGGATTGCGGTGCCGCAGTTCTACCTCTCCGCCAACGCCAAGCTATTCGTCATGCGCCGCTTCGACCGCGATGAACAACTCAATCCCATCGGCTTCGAGGACATGGCGGCCTTGATGGGGCTGGCTGCAGAGCAAAAGTACAGCAAGAGCTATTCGGCTATCGTCAAGGCCATCCGCCTGTTCTGCCCACCCGAGCAGGTGCAGGGCTCGCTGGCGCAGTTATTCGCCATGGTCACCTTGAGCTGCATCGTCGGCAACGGCGACGCCCACCTGAAGAACTTTGGGCTGCTGTATTCCGACCCTACCCAGCGCGATGCACGCTTGGCACCGGCCTACGATATCGTCAACACCACGGCCTATATTCCAGAGGATGTATTGGCGTTAGATCTGGTGGGCAATAAGTCGCTGTTTGCGTCTCGGCAAGGGCTACTGGATTTCGCAAAGGTCTGTGATGTGGCGCATCCAGAAGAAGTGATCTGTGAGCAGCTGCAGGCATTGGAGCAGGTGCTGGCTCGTTCGACGGAGCTGTGCGAACAGGCTCCGCATGTGGTCGCAGCAATCAAGCGGTGCGCTGAGCCGTTTATGCAGACGTTTGGCTAG